In Desulfonatronum thiosulfatophilum, a single window of DNA contains:
- the fabF gene encoding beta-ketoacyl-ACP synthase II — MSKKQIVVTGLSALTPLGVDLQTSWERLLKGESGIGPMTRFDVQEHATKISGEVKGFDPEKYMPVKQTRRMELFAQFAVAGAKMLLENARWEIPADLAHRTAVIIGCGIGGLDALERSQTLMLSGGPRKVSPFFIPSLIANMASGQVSIFTGAKGNNVVTTSACASGLHAIGTAYSELLLGRADVAICGGTEASLTPLALAGFNALRALSTRNDDPLTASRPFENNRDGFVMGEGCGLLLLETLEHAKARGATILAEVVGYGASSDAYHITAPHEDGEGMALAMRAALDEAGIPPEELDHINAHGTSTKLNDITETRAIKTVFGKHASSIPITANKSMIGHLLGAAGGVESVFSVMTLHHGVIPGTINMVEPDPECDLDYVTDGSRKAQVRYVLCNSFGFGGTNATIMFKRWEG; from the coding sequence ATGTCCAAAAAACAAATTGTGGTAACCGGTCTGTCGGCACTCACTCCCTTGGGGGTGGATCTTCAAACAAGTTGGGAGAGGCTGCTGAAGGGGGAATCGGGGATAGGACCGATGACTCGTTTCGATGTTCAGGAGCATGCAACCAAGATTTCCGGAGAAGTCAAAGGCTTCGATCCGGAAAAATACATGCCCGTCAAGCAGACTCGCCGCATGGAACTCTTTGCCCAGTTTGCCGTGGCAGGCGCGAAAATGCTTCTGGAGAACGCCCGCTGGGAGATCCCGGCGGATCTTGCCCACCGGACCGCGGTGATCATCGGATGCGGCATCGGTGGACTCGACGCCCTGGAGCGTTCCCAAACTCTGATGCTCAGTGGCGGGCCGCGCAAGGTTTCTCCGTTCTTCATCCCCTCCCTGATCGCCAACATGGCTTCCGGTCAGGTCTCCATTTTCACCGGCGCCAAGGGCAACAACGTCGTGACCACTTCGGCCTGCGCCTCGGGGCTGCACGCCATCGGAACCGCCTACTCCGAACTGCTGCTCGGCCGGGCCGATGTCGCCATCTGCGGCGGCACCGAAGCCAGCCTGACGCCATTGGCTCTGGCCGGATTTAATGCACTGCGCGCCCTTTCCACCCGCAACGACGATCCCCTGACCGCATCTCGTCCCTTTGAAAACAATCGAGACGGTTTCGTGATGGGCGAGGGCTGCGGACTATTGCTTTTGGAGACGCTGGAACACGCCAAGGCCAGAGGGGCGACGATCCTGGCCGAGGTCGTGGGCTACGGGGCTTCATCGGACGCCTATCACATTACCGCTCCCCATGAGGACGGCGAGGGCATGGCCCTGGCCATGCGGGCCGCTCTGGATGAAGCCGGAATTCCACCCGAGGAATTGGACCATATCAATGCCCACGGCACTTCCACCAAGCTGAACGACATCACGGAAACCCGCGCCATCAAGACGGTTTTCGGCAAACATGCCTCGTCCATTCCCATCACGGCCAACAAGTCCATGATCGGCCACCTTCTCGGAGCCGCCGGCGGCGTGGAGAGCGTTTTTTCCGTGATGACCCTGCACCATGGGGTGATCCCCGGAACCATCAACATGGTCGAGCCTGATCCGGAATGCGACCTGGATTACGTCACGGACGGTTCCCGAAAAGCGCAAGTCCGATACGTGCTGTGCAATTCCTTCGGCTTCGGCGGGACCAACGCCACCATTATGTTCAAGCGCTGGGAAGGATGA